The following are encoded together in the Gammaproteobacteria bacterium genome:
- a CDS encoding PPM family protein phosphatase → MKKNRPGICLQKIHRRFEVAAVTDRGSVRTSNEDGFLVDPHLGLVVVADGMSGQSGGSGVEASALTIKSIYSYLSGGKLETTLPSVSDETILSTGGNIDSYPMAKGNHQILPLEQMREAIAYANSQIYSVNHACGRPDRKGIGATLGGIYWPSPAEGRAIIFHVGDCRVYRLRDAVLHRLTQDHSACQKWIDNGMQGIPPARNLILRAVGPCANVEADISTHMLLPGDVILLCSNGLTLMVSDRDIKALLYQVAAGIGVEQGALQLVDMAKANGGKDNITVVLGMI, encoded by the coding sequence GTGAAAAAAAACCGGCCTGGAATCTGTCTGCAAAAGATTCATCGACGCTTTGAAGTGGCGGCTGTTACCGATCGGGGCAGCGTGCGCACGTCAAACGAGGACGGTTTTCTGGTAGACCCCCATCTGGGATTGGTAGTTGTCGCCGACGGGATGTCTGGGCAGAGTGGTGGAAGTGGTGTTGAGGCCAGCGCGCTGACCATTAAGAGTATTTACAGCTATCTTTCCGGAGGCAAACTCGAGACGACACTGCCTTCGGTATCGGATGAGACGATTCTCTCTACGGGGGGAAATATCGACTCATACCCGATGGCGAAAGGGAACCACCAGATTTTACCTCTCGAACAGATGAGAGAGGCGATTGCCTACGCGAATTCTCAGATCTATTCCGTAAATCACGCCTGCGGACGACCTGATCGTAAGGGGATTGGCGCCACTCTGGGGGGGATCTATTGGCCATCTCCTGCCGAAGGACGCGCAATTATCTTCCATGTTGGTGATTGTCGGGTCTATCGACTCCGTGATGCGGTATTGCACCGGTTGACTCAGGATCACAGTGCCTGCCAGAAGTGGATCGACAATGGTATGCAGGGAATTCCTCCCGCGCGTAACCTCATTCTCCGCGCTGTGGGTCCCTGTGCCAATGTTGAGGCGGATATCTCTACGCATATGCTACTTCCTGGCGATGTGATCCTCTTGTGTAGTAACGGGCTTACCCTCATGGTCTCTGACCGTGATATCAAAGCTCTTTTGTACCAAGTAGCTGCGGGGATTGGTGTTGAACAGGGGGCGCTCCAATTGGTCGATATGGCCAAGGCCAACGGTGGCAAAGACAATATCACCGTCGTGTTGGGAATGATTTAG
- a CDS encoding superoxide oxidase, with protein MLENDDIRYGLVSRMLHWGMALIIVGMIGIAAVMVDMDKDDPLRLRLFGIHKSFGVLVLLLTAIRIIWLRISQAPPLPIMLVAWERALAKIVHSLLYLLMLLVPIAGYVMSITGGYTVNFFGLFDLPILLDKNHDTHELFEEVHELLAWTFTGLILLHFVGALKHRFIDSDEGDVMKRMLG; from the coding sequence ATGTTAGAAAACGACGATATTCGTTACGGTTTAGTGTCCCGCATGTTGCATTGGGGGATGGCGCTTATCATTGTTGGAATGATTGGTATCGCGGCGGTAATGGTAGATATGGATAAAGACGATCCACTGCGCTTGAGACTGTTTGGCATACATAAAAGTTTCGGCGTATTAGTTCTATTATTGACTGCGATTCGTATCATTTGGTTACGTATTTCTCAGGCACCACCACTACCGATAATGTTGGTAGCATGGGAGCGTGCGCTGGCAAAAATAGTGCATTCATTGCTGTACTTGCTAATGCTGCTCGTTCCCATTGCTGGCTACGTAATGTCGATTACAGGGGGGTACACGGTCAACTTTTTCGGATTATTCGACCTACCGATATTACTAGATAAAAATCACGATACCCATGAACTTTTCGAGGAAGTACATGAGTTATTGGCGTGGACGTTTACTGGTCTCATTCTTCTGCATTTTGTCGGTGCATTGAAACATCGTTTCATTGACTCTGACGAGGGCGATGTCATGAAACGAATGCTTGGGTAA
- the cimA gene encoding (R)-citramalate synthase CimA, with protein MNAAPKIKILDTTLRDGEQTQGVSFSPSEKLHISQAMLLQLKVDRLEIASARVSIGEQEAVAGIVDWARSVNLAKRVEVLGFVDFQRSVDWIRSAGGQVLNLLAKGSEKHCHNQLGKTLEQHLEDIRRTIGYAQEQGLTVNMYLEDWSNGYRDSRGYVYRLVESLQDTGIDHFMLPDTLGVMTPNQVFDSLRDMIGRFPETHFDFHPHNDYGLATANCLMAAHAGITTIHCTVNCLGERAGNASLAEVVVNLKDRLGAILSVDEHYLVHISQMVENFSSKRLADNAPIVGMNVFTQTAGIHADGDKKGNLYQTELSPERFGRDRSYALGKMSGKASLVNNLKILGLTLSAADQDKVLKRVIELGDAKQEITAEDLPFIIAEVLESRDYDHIELLNCSVTSGLDLESTSSIRVRIGDSECLSAGVGNGGFDAFMEALKKLRDKLGIAFPDLVDYEVRIPYGGGKSSALTECFITWNTGSETLRTRGVHSNQVFAAMKATIRMLNIQMQKAKAMG; from the coding sequence ATGAACGCAGCACCAAAGATCAAAATCCTCGATACCACGCTACGTGATGGCGAGCAAACCCAAGGGGTGTCATTTTCTCCCTCAGAGAAATTACACATCTCCCAGGCAATGCTGCTACAGCTCAAGGTGGACCGCCTCGAAATCGCCTCGGCTCGCGTTTCTATAGGCGAACAGGAGGCGGTAGCTGGTATCGTCGATTGGGCAAGGTCAGTGAACCTTGCCAAACGGGTGGAGGTACTTGGTTTCGTCGACTTTCAGCGTAGTGTGGATTGGATTCGTAGTGCAGGGGGTCAGGTGTTGAATCTTCTGGCCAAAGGGAGCGAGAAACACTGCCATAACCAGCTTGGCAAAACTCTGGAACAACACCTAGAGGATATTCGCCGCACCATCGGCTACGCCCAAGAACAGGGGCTCACGGTCAATATGTATCTGGAGGATTGGTCTAATGGGTATCGCGATTCGCGGGGCTACGTGTACCGCCTGGTGGAATCTTTACAGGATACGGGGATTGATCATTTCATGCTACCCGATACCCTGGGGGTAATGACTCCCAACCAGGTATTTGACAGTCTCCGCGATATGATTGGCCGCTTTCCGGAGACTCATTTTGATTTTCACCCTCACAATGATTACGGTCTAGCCACCGCCAATTGCCTGATGGCAGCACACGCGGGGATTACCACCATTCACTGTACCGTAAATTGTCTGGGCGAACGTGCGGGTAATGCCTCATTAGCGGAAGTAGTAGTCAATCTTAAAGACCGGCTGGGGGCAATACTCTCAGTAGACGAACATTACTTGGTGCATATCAGTCAAATGGTAGAGAATTTCTCCAGCAAGCGTCTGGCAGATAACGCCCCAATTGTAGGTATGAACGTATTCACCCAAACTGCGGGCATCCACGCCGACGGAGATAAAAAGGGCAATCTGTATCAAACCGAACTCAGCCCAGAACGTTTCGGACGAGACCGTAGTTATGCACTCGGTAAGATGAGCGGTAAGGCATCTTTGGTCAATAATTTGAAAATACTCGGCCTAACCCTCTCCGCTGCCGATCAGGATAAAGTGCTCAAGCGCGTAATAGAACTCGGTGATGCTAAGCAAGAAATTACTGCGGAGGACCTGCCCTTTATCATCGCCGAAGTGCTGGAGAGTAGGGATTACGATCATATTGAACTATTGAATTGTTCCGTCACTAGTGGACTGGATCTGGAATCCACTTCTAGTATTCGCGTTCGCATCGGTGATAGCGAATGTTTATCGGCCGGAGTTGGCAACGGTGGATTTGATGCCTTCATGGAGGCGCTAAAAAAGTTGCGGGACAAACTCGGTATCGCGTTCCCAGATTTGGTGGATTACGAGGTACGCATTCCCTATGGTGGTGGAAAAAGTAGCGCATTGACGGAGTGTTTCATTACCTGGAACACCGGCAGCGAGACCTTGCGTACCCGTGGTGTACATTCCAACCAGGTATTTGCCGCGATGAAGGCCACCATCCGTATGCTTAATATCCAGATGCAAAAGGCAAAGGCGATGGGATAG
- a CDS encoding exported hypothetical protein (Evidence 5 : Unknown function) produces MVRPFAALFLSLTLSFAVYLPHDAGATEVNTPLPSPVATQTTDALPTGKIPEIPGEGGRLPAEEPTYDQTTIIQKATAFFGDATEEFAKAAENAFQKYGRPNAYIEGQEVAGAMTVGVCYGDGVLTSYNGSVRRVYWQGPSLGLDLGLNVSKVFILVYHLPDADAIFRRFPGVDGNLYYFAGLGVTYLENNGIVLAPIRLGVGFRTGASVSYLHITTAPSWNPF; encoded by the coding sequence ATGGTACGTCCATTTGCTGCGCTGTTCCTCAGTCTCACCCTGAGTTTTGCCGTCTACCTCCCCCACGATGCTGGCGCCACAGAGGTAAACACTCCCCTACCCTCTCCCGTGGCCACACAGACCACCGACGCGCTCCCGACCGGAAAAATACCGGAAATCCCAGGGGAAGGCGGGCGACTACCCGCCGAAGAACCAACCTACGACCAGACGACCATCATCCAAAAGGCTACAGCCTTTTTTGGCGATGCCACCGAAGAATTCGCAAAGGCCGCTGAAAATGCCTTTCAGAAGTACGGTCGCCCCAATGCCTATATTGAGGGCCAAGAGGTTGCAGGGGCAATGACGGTGGGTGTCTGTTACGGAGATGGGGTATTGACCAGCTATAACGGTAGCGTGCGTCGCGTCTATTGGCAGGGTCCGTCCTTAGGGCTTGACCTAGGTCTCAATGTCTCGAAAGTCTTTATTCTGGTCTATCACCTACCCGACGCGGACGCAATCTTTCGACGCTTTCCAGGCGTCGATGGCAATCTCTATTATTTCGCGGGGCTTGGTGTGACTTATTTAGAAAACAACGGAATTGTGCTTGCACCTATCCGCCTGGGCGTTGGATTTCGGACCGGGGCCAGCGTTAGCTATCTGCATATCACTACTGCGCCTTCCTGGAACCCATTCTAA
- a CDS encoding zinc protease, whose amino-acid sequence MQNQRIGRGQWILAGVIIMVAMVLATGATAAEEAHQQEGPVLRPPEGPLVQPVVQPEALVSVARKQQNLALPVHEFHLDNGLKLLVKEDHRAPVVVSQVWYRVGSSNEYLGGTGISHMLEHMMFKGTAQHPAGDLSRIIAANGGTENAFTGRDYTAYFQSLESSRLDVSFALESDRMRNLLLPSEEFAKERQVVMEERRLRTDDNPRALTQEQLLATAFVTSPYHWPVIGWMGDIEGLTVDELRAWYHRWYVPNNASVVVVGDVNSEEVLELVRRYFGPLTSDGTPPIQKDRSEPVQRGERRVTVKAPARLPYLVMGYRAPVLHGVAISWEPYALEVLAQLLDGDASARFSRELVRGSEVAAEVGASYSLYARLPDLFTIGGIPAQGKDIKTLETALREQVRRVREEPVSVAELERVKTQAVADHVYERDSVFYQAMQIGMLDASGLDWRVADEYVDRVHAVTAEQVQSVARKYLLDDQLTIAILDPQPIEPGQIISDAPTGGSHVH is encoded by the coding sequence ATGCAGAATCAAAGAATTGGCCGAGGGCAATGGATTTTGGCAGGGGTAATTATCATGGTTGCCATGGTGTTGGCGACAGGAGCGACCGCTGCCGAGGAGGCGCACCAGCAGGAGGGGCCAGTGTTACGCCCGCCGGAAGGCCCGCTAGTGCAGCCGGTGGTTCAGCCGGAAGCCCTGGTCTCGGTGGCGCGTAAGCAGCAAAACCTCGCGCTACCCGTCCACGAATTCCATTTGGATAATGGGCTAAAACTCCTGGTGAAGGAAGATCATCGGGCACCGGTGGTGGTTTCCCAGGTTTGGTATCGGGTGGGTTCCAGCAATGAATATTTGGGAGGCACGGGCATCTCTCACATGTTGGAACACATGATGTTCAAGGGAACTGCACAGCACCCAGCGGGCGATTTGTCACGCATTATTGCCGCCAACGGTGGTACTGAGAATGCTTTTACGGGGCGTGATTACACGGCCTACTTCCAGAGTTTGGAGAGCAGTCGCCTCGATGTCAGTTTTGCGTTGGAGTCGGATCGAATGCGTAATCTGCTGCTCCCTTCAGAAGAGTTTGCCAAGGAACGCCAGGTGGTGATGGAGGAACGACGGCTACGTACCGACGATAACCCTCGCGCCCTCACCCAAGAACAACTCCTTGCTACGGCCTTTGTGACTAGTCCCTACCACTGGCCAGTTATCGGTTGGATGGGTGATATCGAGGGTTTGACCGTGGACGAACTGCGTGCCTGGTACCACCGCTGGTATGTTCCCAACAATGCTAGCGTGGTGGTAGTCGGCGATGTGAATTCAGAGGAGGTTTTGGAATTGGTACGGCGCTACTTCGGGCCACTGACCTCCGATGGTACGCCACCGATTCAGAAGGACCGTTCCGAACCTGTTCAGCGTGGCGAACGACGTGTTACGGTCAAAGCCCCTGCCCGTTTGCCCTATCTGGTCATGGGCTATCGTGCCCCGGTTTTGCATGGGGTTGCCATATCCTGGGAACCCTACGCTTTGGAGGTACTCGCTCAACTCTTGGATGGCGATGCGAGTGCCCGGTTTTCGCGTGAACTGGTCCGTGGCAGTGAAGTGGCGGCGGAGGTCGGCGCGAGTTATAGCCTGTATGCGCGCCTTCCTGACCTCTTTACCATCGGCGGTATTCCTGCCCAGGGCAAAGATATCAAGACTTTGGAGACTGCTTTGCGAGAACAGGTGCGTCGCGTCCGGGAAGAACCGGTCAGTGTTGCGGAACTCGAACGGGTTAAGACCCAAGCGGTAGCGGATCACGTCTACGAGCGTGATTCGGTGTTCTATCAGGCGATGCAGATCGGGATGCTGGACGCCTCTGGCCTCGATTGGCGCGTAGCGGATGAGTACGTAGACCGTGTTCATGCGGTTACGGCGGAGCAGGTTCAGTCCGTGGCGCGCAAGTATCTGTTGGATGATCAACTCACTATAGCGATTCTCGACCCTCAACCCATCGAACCCGGACAGATTATTTCCGACGCACCCACCGGAGGTAGCCATGTACATTAA
- a CDS encoding zinc protease, which yields MYIKSLSLRWYWAFLGALLVGWVVPVTATTPRIQHWKMDNGVRVYFVEAHELPIVDLQVVFDAGSARDDAAHPGLASLTNGLLDQGAGAWNADALAEGLARLGARTDTSAGRDMAAVSLRALAQATILRQAVDFLAAIIVHPTFPPDACERERSRTLTAIEEEKQSPDSVVGNAFYRAIYGNHPYAHPSLGTAEGVATLTREDLVNFHRRAYVGRNAVIALVGDLDRAAAEALVARVVGGLPAGEAAPPLPPVPALTSTVGTETIPFPTTQTHVLSGLPAAWRGDPDYFPLYLGNHILGGNGLVSRISTEVREKRGLSYSAYSESQPMRVAGPFVMGVQTRNDKVGEARQVLQQTLEKFVQEGPTADELLKAQQNITGGFALHLDSNRKVTEYLAMIAFYSLPLDHLDRFKSNVEAVTVAQIRDAFVRRIDPTHLATVVVGGSE from the coding sequence ATGTACATTAAGTCTCTCTCGCTGCGCTGGTACTGGGCTTTTTTGGGTGCGTTACTGGTGGGTTGGGTCGTACCGGTGACGGCTACTACTCCCCGTATCCAGCATTGGAAGATGGACAATGGGGTACGGGTCTACTTCGTGGAGGCCCATGAGCTGCCCATCGTAGACCTCCAGGTGGTGTTCGATGCGGGCAGTGCCCGCGATGATGCCGCTCATCCCGGGCTTGCCTCCCTGACCAATGGCCTCCTGGACCAAGGAGCGGGGGCGTGGAACGCGGATGCCCTTGCCGAAGGGCTGGCGCGTCTTGGCGCCCGGACCGACACCTCTGCGGGGCGCGACATGGCGGCGGTGAGCTTGCGTGCGCTGGCGCAGGCTACCATCCTGAGGCAAGCAGTAGACTTCCTAGCGGCGATTATTGTTCATCCCACCTTTCCCCCTGATGCCTGTGAGCGCGAGCGTTCTCGTACCCTTACTGCCATCGAAGAGGAAAAGCAGTCCCCAGATTCCGTTGTGGGCAATGCTTTCTATCGGGCGATCTATGGTAACCACCCGTATGCCCACCCTTCTTTGGGTACTGCGGAGGGTGTAGCCACCCTCACGCGAGAGGATTTGGTGAACTTCCATCGCCGTGCCTATGTAGGGCGCAACGCGGTGATTGCCCTCGTAGGTGATCTCGACCGGGCTGCGGCTGAGGCGTTGGTGGCGCGTGTTGTCGGAGGATTGCCGGCAGGTGAGGCTGCCCCGCCGTTACCCCCGGTACCGGCACTTACCTCAACCGTAGGAACCGAGACTATTCCCTTCCCGACGACCCAAACCCACGTACTGTCTGGGCTGCCCGCTGCCTGGCGTGGCGATCCTGACTATTTTCCGCTCTATCTAGGTAACCATATTCTGGGAGGGAATGGTTTGGTCTCACGAATTTCGACAGAGGTACGGGAAAAGCGGGGATTGTCCTATTCCGCTTATAGCGAATCCCAACCCATGCGTGTCGCGGGTCCCTTTGTGATGGGGGTCCAGACCCGTAACGATAAGGTCGGAGAGGCTCGCCAGGTTTTACAGCAGACGTTGGAGAAATTTGTGCAAGAAGGGCCTACCGCAGATGAATTACTAAAGGCCCAACAGAATATTACTGGTGGTTTTGCACTACATCTGGATAGTAATCGCAAGGTGACCGAATATCTGGCAATGATTGCCTTCTATAGTTTGCCTTTGGACCATCTGGATCGTTTCAAAAGCAATGTAGAGGCAGTGACGGTGGCGCAGATTCGTGACGCCTTCGTGCGTCGCATTGATCCCACACATCTGGCAACGGTGGTAGTGGGAGGAAGTGAGTAG
- the flgH gene encoding Flagellar L-ring protein: MITPVRIILLFLTILVLEGCAEIPQHNPSYAPTLPLAAHTPPPRDGAIFHAGYDIVLFEDDRARRVGDIITVLLVEKTNATKKAATSLSKSDSVDTSITTLFGRKPSIAGLASNSLSGSSTFDGSGDSTQSNSLSGSISVTVTEVLPNGYLVIRGDKVIGLNQGSEYVRLSGIVRPADIHADNTVSSTAIANATISYGGTGAVADANTMGWLGRFFISALFPF, translated from the coding sequence GTGATTACTCCAGTGCGCATCATTCTATTATTTCTGACCATCTTGGTTTTGGAAGGCTGCGCCGAGATTCCTCAGCACAATCCGTCCTACGCACCGACACTGCCACTCGCCGCCCATACACCGCCACCACGGGATGGCGCTATCTTCCACGCCGGCTACGACATTGTTCTCTTCGAAGACGATCGCGCGCGTCGCGTCGGAGATATCATCACGGTTCTACTGGTCGAGAAAACCAACGCCACCAAAAAGGCTGCCACTTCGCTAAGCAAATCCGATTCGGTAGATACCTCCATTACCACCTTATTTGGCCGCAAACCCAGCATCGCGGGTTTGGCCAGCAACAGCCTTTCTGGTAGCTCCACATTCGACGGCAGCGGTGATAGCACCCAAAGCAACAGCCTCTCGGGAAGTATCAGCGTAACGGTAACGGAAGTTTTGCCTAATGGCTATTTGGTAATCCGGGGCGACAAGGTTATCGGACTCAACCAAGGCAGTGAATACGTACGTCTCTCTGGTATCGTTCGCCCGGCTGATATTCATGCCGACAATACCGTATCCTCTACGGCCATAGCCAACGCTACCATCTCCTATGGCGGAACGGGTGCTGTGGCCGATGCTAATACCATGGGTTGGCTCGGACGATTCTTTATTAGCGCCCTCTTCCCTTTTTAG
- the flgG gene encoding flagellar basal-body rod protein FlgG: MNRALWIAKTGLDAQQTRMAVVSNNLANVSTTGFKKGRAIFEDLLYQNVRQPGAQSSQNTLLPSGLSLGAGVRTVATEKLFSQGNIIQTENSLDVAVNGRGFLQILRPDGTIAYTRDGSFQLDNQGQMVTSGGLLLQPSITVPANAQSVTIGSDGAVSIQLAGQAAPQQLGNLQLADFVNPAGLQAIGDNLFQETAASGAPQTATPGLNGMGTILQGSVESSNVNVVEEMVNMIETQRAYEMNSKAISTTDQMLGYLSSNV; this comes from the coding sequence ATGAACCGTGCCCTGTGGATTGCCAAAACCGGTCTGGATGCGCAACAAACGCGCATGGCCGTGGTCTCTAACAACCTCGCCAATGTCAGCACCACTGGCTTCAAGAAAGGACGAGCGATATTCGAGGACCTGCTCTATCAGAATGTACGCCAGCCGGGTGCCCAGTCTTCGCAGAATACGTTGCTACCTTCGGGACTTTCCTTGGGCGCTGGGGTACGTACCGTAGCCACGGAAAAGTTGTTTAGTCAGGGAAATATCATTCAAACCGAGAATTCTCTGGATGTGGCGGTCAACGGTCGGGGGTTTTTGCAGATCTTGCGCCCCGACGGCACCATTGCTTATACCCGCGACGGTTCCTTCCAGCTCGATAATCAGGGGCAGATGGTAACTTCCGGTGGTTTGCTGTTGCAGCCTTCAATTACGGTTCCTGCCAACGCCCAGAGTGTCACCATCGGTAGTGATGGCGCCGTATCCATTCAACTTGCAGGTCAGGCCGCTCCCCAACAGCTTGGAAACCTCCAACTCGCTGATTTTGTCAATCCAGCGGGGCTCCAGGCCATTGGTGATAATTTGTTCCAAGAAACTGCCGCCAGTGGCGCTCCCCAAACCGCCACACCCGGCCTTAACGGAATGGGCACCATCCTCCAGGGCTCGGTGGAAAGTTCCAATGTCAACGTCGTTGAGGAAATGGTGAACATGATCGAAACCCAACGCGCCTATGAAATGAATTCCAAAGCTATTTCCACTACCGACCAGATGCTGGGTTATCTTTCCAGCAACGTGTGA
- a CDS encoding hypothetical protein (Evidence 5 : Unknown function), which translates to MRRQRLNYCSFNSIYFLNRGCHTILTNDTINVNLERLTKSGILDKIRELPSTTALEALDFIEILTYKYTQKETLGLWPAVEA; encoded by the coding sequence ATGCGGCGGCAGCGTCTAAACTATTGCAGCTTCAATAGTATTTATTTCTTAAATAGGGGGTGTCATACGATACTAACCAATGATACAATCAATGTGAATCTGGAAAGACTCACAAAGAGTGGCATCCTCGACAAGATTAGAGAACTACCCAGCACCACAGCCTTGGAAGCATTAGACTTTATTGAAATTCTAACTTACAAGTACACCCAAAAAGAAACATTAGGCCTGTGGCCGGCCGTTGAAGCATAG
- the flgF gene encoding flagellar basal-body rod protein FlgF, whose protein sequence is MDRMLFVAMSGAKQVMQAQEANNHNLANVSTTGFRADLNQFRAMPVFGQVYPTRVYSMSERPGIDFTPGPIISTGNDLDVAIKGHGFIAVQGPDGNEAYTRGGDLTLGPGGVLTTGTGHYVLGNNGPISIPPYEKIEIADDGTITARPLGQAPNAMVVLDRIKLVNPPLEQVEKGLEGLFHLPNGETAPPDASVTISSRAVEGSNANPVDSLVTMINLQRQYEMQVKMMRSGEDNAAAASKLLQLQ, encoded by the coding sequence ATGGACCGTATGCTCTTTGTTGCCATGTCTGGGGCCAAGCAGGTAATGCAGGCCCAAGAGGCGAACAATCACAATCTGGCCAATGTGAGCACTACCGGTTTCCGTGCCGACCTCAATCAATTCCGGGCGATGCCGGTCTTCGGTCAGGTATACCCTACTCGGGTCTATTCCATGAGCGAACGCCCCGGCATCGACTTTACGCCTGGCCCGATTATTTCCACCGGAAACGATCTGGACGTAGCAATAAAGGGACATGGATTTATTGCAGTGCAAGGCCCGGATGGCAATGAAGCCTATACCCGGGGCGGTGATCTAACTCTGGGACCTGGTGGAGTACTCACTACCGGTACCGGTCATTATGTGCTCGGTAATAATGGTCCCATCTCCATCCCTCCCTACGAAAAAATCGAGATTGCCGATGATGGGACCATCACTGCCCGTCCGTTGGGTCAAGCCCCCAACGCTATGGTGGTTCTGGATCGGATTAAATTAGTCAACCCACCTTTAGAGCAAGTGGAAAAGGGATTAGAAGGTCTCTTCCATCTACCCAATGGTGAAACCGCCCCCCCCGACGCAAGCGTAACCATAAGCTCTCGGGCAGTCGAGGGAAGTAATGCAAATCCTGTTGACTCGTTGGTAACGATGATTAACCTTCAACGCCAGTATGAGATGCAGGTAAAAATGATGAGGAGTGGAGAGGATAATGCGGCGGCAGCGTCTAAACTATTGCAGCTTCAATAG